A portion of the Candidatus Micrarchaeia archaeon genome contains these proteins:
- a CDS encoding putative metallopeptidase produces MRIPCMEVESAPEIQEKIEHLLDILEMRHIIGARIICMRSTGAKANAYARIWNLPKIWQKALDVNPFYVIEVVSEHFDNLGEERKIQVLIHELMHIPKKFSGGLVPHKHNGGRIDKKAVDKIYAEYRKRMDERGEGEGAGGISAACEADSNK; encoded by the coding sequence TTGCGAATTCCGTGCATGGAAGTGGAGAGCGCGCCGGAAATACAGGAGAAAATCGAGCACCTGCTGGACATACTGGAGATGAGGCACATAATAGGCGCGAGGATAATTTGCATGAGGAGCACCGGCGCCAAGGCGAACGCGTACGCGCGGATTTGGAACCTGCCGAAAATATGGCAGAAGGCGCTGGACGTGAACCCCTTTTACGTGATTGAGGTGGTGAGCGAGCATTTTGATAATCTGGGCGAGGAAAGGAAGATTCAGGTGCTCATACACGAGCTCATGCACATCCCGAAGAAATTCTCCGGGGGCCTGGTTCCGCACAAGCACAACGGGGGAAGGATAGACAAGAAAGCCGTGGACAAGATTTACGCGGAATACAGGAAAAGGATGGATGAACGCGGGGAAGGAGAAGGTGCGGGCGGAATCAGCGCGGCGTGCGAAGCCGATAGTAATAAATAG